Part of the Desulfovibrio desulfuricans genome, GCAGGGCCTTGATGATTTCTTTTTGCAGCAGGGTAAATTCCCAGTACGGCCCGGCTTCAAAATAGGCCGCAACCTTGGGGCGCGAGGGTTTGGGCTGGGAGGACGCCGGGGCAGGCGCTGCCATCTGTTCCACAGGCGCGCGCGGGGGGGCTGCCTGCACATTTGCGCACAGGCATACTGCGCAGCAAAGTGCTGCGGCAAGTGCGGGGAAGAACGATCCGAGGCTGCTGCTCATGGAACAAAATACCCTATGATGCGTTCTTGGTGACACAGAGTGTCCGCCGCTCGGCGGTTCTACCCCAAAACTGGAGTGGAGTTCTTCCAAAATCCGTGCAGAGCAGACAAACGTTTTTTTATGGTAATCTGCGCTATTGGCGGCGTTGGGCCATCCGGATTTTCACACGGGCGCAAAACCATGCGCGCATGTTTCAACATATCAGAGGAAAAGCGGTATCGTCCACATGAATTTGGGGCGCGCATCGGCATTTCTGCATGTTTTTTGGCGGGTTGCAGGGATCAACAGGCAAGGTGGACCACGACGTCCAGGCAGGGGCTATGGGCCGCAACGCTGCACTGGTAACCATCTGTTGTTCTGATGTCGCGGCTTGTCCACTGCCCGCCACCCTCAAGCATTGCAGCCATGCCGTGAACAGCATTTGCAGTGAAGGATGCTATCCAGCCGCTCTCTTGCGGCCCGGTGTGCACGCTGAAGCTTTGCAAGGGCATGCTCAGGCCCATGCCCACAGCCTTGATTACGGCCTCCTTGCGCGTCCAGCAGCGGTAAAAGGCCGCTTGCAGTTCCCCAGGGGGCAGGGACAGCAGGTCTTTTTGCTCCTGCGGATGCAGCTGGCTGGTCAGCTCCGCCGCATCGGGCAGAGGGCGCATCCTTTCCACATCAATGCCCACGCTTGCGCAGCGGCAAAGGGCCACCCACACCATGCTGCCCGAATGGCTGATGGAAAAATCAGCGGATATTCCGGGGCAAAAGGGCTTGCCGTAAGGGGAGCGGGCTAACTCTGCGGCACTGTTCTGCCCAAAGGCGGCGAGCAGCAAACGCCGCGCCAAAGCTCTGCCTGCCAGATGCCGCGCCGCATCTTCTATGCGTACGTAGCGCCCGGCCTCCTGCTGCTCCTGCGGGGAGGTGTGGGGCGCGCACTTGCTGGGCCAGTCCGCAATATTTTCAAGCTCCAGGCCAACGCACAAAATGGATTTTTCCGGGGCGGACGGCGCGCGCCAGTTGCAAAAACGTTGCGCCAGCACCGCCTAATCCGTTGTTTGAAGGGTGCGGGTCATGTGGTCTGCCAGTTCCTGCCAGTGGTCCTGAACGTAAAAATGGCCGCCGCTGAAGGTGCGTACCGTGCATTGCGCGTCTGTCAGGTTTTGCCACTGCAGGGCGTCAGCCTCGGTAACGAGGTCGTGGCTGCCGATGGTGGTGTGGATAGGCAAGGGCAATGGGCTGTAGGGGGCGGGCTGCCAGCCCTCGATGGCCATAAAATCAGCGCAGAGCACAGGTTCAAGGTAGTTTCTGAAATCCTGCGACTGCGCAATCTCGGGCGGGATGCCGCCCATGCGGGCCACGTAGTCCCACAGCGCGCCTGGGGGAAGCTGATCAACAGGGCGTGAAATCCCGGTGCGCATCAGCCCTGGCGTGGTGGCGGACGAAATGAACAGGGCCTTGGGCAAGGGCAGTGCCGCATCGCAGGCGAAGCGCGCGCAAAGAAAGGCCAGCAGGCCGCCCATGCTGTGGCCAAAAAGGGCGTAAGGGCCAGTGTGGGCGGCGGGGTGTATCTGCTCAAGCAGGTCGCGCCCCATGCTTTCCATGTTGGTAAGCAGCCGCTCCCGGCAGCGGCGGCCTTTGCCCGGCAGTTCCAGAGGTCTTGTAGTGATCCATGCCGGAAAAAGCTCGTTGAACCTCGCATAAAAGGCGGTATTGCCTCCGGCGTGGGGAATGCAGAAAAGTGTTGTAGCCGAGTGTTGCATGTGTTGCGCCTACAGTTCAACCCATCCGGCATCGTCAGCAAGCTTTTGGATGATGATGCGCGAGGCCTGTTCTTCGTGTCCGATGCGGGCATGCATCTGTTTGAGAACAATATTGCCCTCGCTGATGCCGCAGATTTCCAGTTTGCCGATGTCGTGCCCGATTATGTACTTGAAGCGTTTTCCATAGCCGCTGAGTTGCGCCTTGGCCTTATCCACAATGGCAATGCCCTGCTTGAGAGGCAGTTGAAAATGGTGCCGTACCCGCGAAACAGGCATGCACTGGTACAGATAATACGGGTTCACCCCAATGGAAAGCAGGCGGTTCATAAGTTCGACAATGTCTTCCACACTGTCGTTGACGCCGCGCAGCAGCACCGCCTGATTGTTGATGGTGGCCCCGCACAGGCGCAGCCTCTTGATGGCCTCGGTCGAGGTGAGCGTGATCTCTCGCGCATGGTTGTAGTGCGTGGCAATGTACAGAGCCTTGCGCTCGGCAAAGGCGCGCAGGGCGTCCATGAGGGCGTCTTCAAAGATGCGCAGCGGGTAGGTGACAGGAATGCGCGTACCGATACGCACAAAATCCACATGGTCGATCTCGGCCAGCCCCTCCAGCATTTTTTGCAGCACCGGGGTTGCCAGAGTCAGTGGATCGCCGCCGGAAAGAATGACGTTGTTGATCTTGGGATTGTCGGCAATGTATTGCAGCGCCCCGGCAAAGTTGCGCAAGGTCTGCTGGCTGGAGTGCCCCACAATACGGCGGCGAAAGCAGTGGCGGCAGTGCATGGCGCAGCATTCTGTTGTGATCAGCAGTGCAGTGCAGTCGTATTTATGCAGTACGCCATTGCCCTTGTCGTGCTTGTCATCACCGTAGGGATCGGCAGTAGTCGCGCCCATGGATCCGGCAACCACCAGTTCTTCCGCATCAGGAAAGCACATGCGACGGATGGGATCATTGGGATCGTTTTTATCTATAAGGCTCAGATAATAGCGGGGAATGTTGACCGGGTGCACCTTGGCGACTTCACGAAGCGTTGCTTCCTCTTGTGGACTGAAGGTGGCGTATTGCTTCAACTGGTCGATGGTGACGACGTTGTTTGCAAGTTCCTTTTTCCAGTCAAGGCATTTCCAGCAAGGTTCAGCGTCCATTATTCCGGCCTCTGTTTGCGGATGGATTTTCTGTTGTTCAGGTGTGTTGGACGTTCCAGAACAACCGGATACAGAGTTATTGTTGAGGAAATGCATTCAATATCCGGTTTGCGTTCTGTTTGTGAATTTACGGCAAAAACTGCCCAAAGTATATGTAAAACTTGCTAATATACAGGCCGTGAGCTATTTTGCCCACCATATTGCACTAAGCGCATTAAAGCCGCAGTGGGGGACGGAATGGCAAAGATTGTGCCTTTAACCGGTTGTCAAAAAGAACTGTGGCTCTCGGCAAAAGCGGCGCTGTCCGACTATGCCGAAACCTCCATTCGGGGCTGTTATCACATTGACGCCCTGCTTGATCCCGATTTGTTGCGCCAGGCCATCAAGCGCACCCTGCATTTCACGCCTCTGCCCGCCGCCTCCCTGTGTCAGGATGAAGCCGAACCGTACTTTCTTGTGGGTGAACCGCAGGAACCTGATTTCAGGGTCCTGGACGCCGCTACGCAGCCGGACCCCGATGCCGCTGCCGACCGCATGATCGACGAGTTTTTTGAAGAACCGGTCGAAAATCCCCTTATGCGTTATGCCCTTGTCATCACTGGCGAGGCAAGCTGCATCGTTGCCATGAAGTGCTCGCACGTGGTGCTGGACGGGCTGGCATTCTTTTTTCACATAGCTGTTATTGCGGACGTTTACACAGCACTCGCACGTGGTGAAACGCCAGAACTTGGCGAGCCGTGCTCCTGCGAAGAAGCCTACCTTGAAGATCAGGCGCACTGCGCTTCGCCGCGGTTTCAGAAAGACATGACCTTTTGGCAGGAGCACCTTGCCCGCCTGCCAGAAAAGCGCCTGCTGCGCGCCCTGCCGGGGCGGCCCGATGTGCTTGGCGAGAGCCGCCACCAGAAGTTTGTGCTGTCAGAAAAAACCTCGAGTGAAACGTCCGCGCTCATTGCCGCCCACAAGGTCAGCCCTGCGGTGTTTTTTACAGGCATCTACGCACTCATCGTGTCGTTCATGAGCGGAGAAAAGGACATTGTGGCTCTTGCCCCAGTGGCCTATGGGGAGCGCAAGGTGCTGTACCGGCGGCAGGGGGCCATGATGTCGCTGCCGCCACTGCTGGTAAACGTGGCCGCGCACGATACCTTTGCAGGGCTGCTGGAGGCCGTCAGCGCCCAGAACGGATCCTTTTACCGCCATGTGCGCACGCCTTACCAACTGGCTGCCCGCCAGCTTGAAGGCAAAAATTTTGCCTTTCTGGCAGATACCTTTGTCAATTTTCTGCCCAATACACCTCCCGGCACGCCAGAATTCCCGATTGTCGAGGCGGAGCAGCGGCACAGCGCCAAGGAGCCGATCCTTTTCGGTACCCTGGTCATGCAGGAGCTGCGCTCGGGCTGCTTTTCGCTCACGGTGCGCAACAGCCGCAACCACCTGAGCGACAGGGATGTGGAGCGTTTTGTCGCCCGCGTTGAGAGCGTGGTGGCCCAGCTTGCCGCTGGCATTGAGCCGCCGCAGCTTGATTATCTGCTGGAAGAAGAAAAGCGGGAACTCGCGCAATGGCGCAGCGGCCCTGCCAGAAAGTATGATATCCGTTCCCTGCCCGAACTTTTTGACGCGGCGGCGGATGCCTTTGCCGGGCGCGTTGCAGTCAGGGACGAATGGGGCAACTCCCTTTCGTACGCGCAGGTGCGCGAAAATTCCCTGCGTTGCGCCTCGTGGCTGGCAGGGCAGGGCGTTGCACGGGGCGGCATTGTGGCTGTGGCGGCGCAGCGCACGGCCAATCTGCCCGAAGTTGTTCTGGGCATACAGCGGCTTGGCGCGGTCTATCTGCCCATAGACCCCAAGGCCGCACCCGACCGCATGGCCTATATTGTGGAAGACGCCGGGGCAGACATCACGCTTGACCTTGCCGATCTTGCCTACCGCCAAGCCCCCATAAGTCCCTTGCCGCAAGCACCCCGGGCAGAGGATGGGGCCTACCTGATCTACACCTCCGGCTCCACAGGCAAGCCCAAGGGCGTGCTGGCTCCGCACGGCGGCTTTGCCAACATGATCCAGGGGCAGATCGAGCTTTTTGGCGTGCAGGCCGATGACCATGTGCTGCAGTTTGCGCCGCCCATTTTTGACGCCTCGCTGTCGGAAATGTTCATGGCTCTGCTGGCAGGGGCCGCCCTGTATCCGGTGAGCGACCAGTGCCGCAACGCCCCCTGGACGTTGCGGCAGTACATGATCGATAACGACATCAGCATTGTCACCCTGCCGCCCTCGTACCTCAATCTTTTTGAGGGAGAGCCCTTTCCCGGATTGCGCGTGCTCATAACGGCGGGCGAGCCGCCGGTGGTGGGCGATGCCCTGCACTATGCCAAGGGCCTGCGTTATTTCAACGCCTACGGCCCTACGGAAACCTGCGTCTGCGCGGCAATGAAGGAAGTTTCGCCCTTTGAGCCGCAACCCATTGGCGTGGGCAGCCCCATCCCCAACGTGACGCTTTCCATCCGCAATGCCGAGGGGCGCGAGCTGCCCGCAGGCATGGCGGGCGAACTGTGGATAGGCGGGGCCAGCCTTGCCCTTGGCTACCACAACAAGCCTGAAATGACGGAGCAGCGTTTTGTCCATCTGCCGCAGGAAGGAAACGCCCGCTTTTACGCGTCCGGCGATCTGGCCTTGTGGTCGGACAAGGGTGAGATTCTGCTGCTGGGCCGCGCAGACGATCAGGTGAAGATTCGCGGCAACCGGGTGGAGCTGGCCGAGGTGGCCTGCCTGCTTGAGAGCTGCGAAAGCGTCAGTCAGGCGGCGGTGCTGGCCGTCAAGGATGCGGGCGGTCAGGCCAGCCTTGCGGCGTTTTTTGTGCTGCGGCCCGGCGCATCCATAGAAGCGGTGGTTTCGTGGAGCAGAACAAGCCTGCCGCCCTACATGGTGCCCTCAGCCTGGCATGTGCTGGAAGCTATGCCTCTTGCCCCCACAGGCAAGATAGACCGCAAGGCACTGCAAAGCCTTGCACGGCGGGGCGATGCTCAGGGCGGCAGTGTCCGCAAGCCCCATGCTGGCCTTCTGGAGATATTTGAGCGCGTGCTTGGCCGGGCCTATGATCCCGAAAAGAGCTTTTTTGCCCAGGGCGGCAACAGCCTTAACGCCATGTCGTTGCTGCACGCCATCCGAAAAACCTTTGACGTTGATATTTCCTTCCGCAGTTTTGTCAGCTGTGAAACGCTGTTTGATGTGGAATCCCTGCTTGGCGGCGTCCGTGCGGAGTCGGCCCTTGCAGGCATTGAAAGCGCGCCGCTCAGCACCGGGCAGTTCCGCATCTGGGCCTACCAGCAGGTTAACGAAGGCTCCATTGACTACAATATGCCCCTGCTGCTTGAACTGCGGGGCGACAAAACTGCGGATTTTCTGGAAGGCCTGCGCAGGGCTGCCAACGCGCAGGAGCTTTTTCACTGCACGGTGGCGGGCGATATAGACAATCCCCATTTTGCGCGGGGCAAGGGCGAGGTCTACCTGTGCAGCGTGGCCATTGCCGATGCGCGCGAAGCGGCGGTATTTTTTGACCAGCAGATACACACGCCTTTTGACCTGCGTGTGGAGCCGCCTGTGCGCCTTGTGGCCGCTGTTTTGCCGCAGTGCGTTCAGGTGCTTGTGCTGGTGCACCATGTGGCGGGCGATGGCGAAACCCTTGAAATCCTGCTGCAAAATGCCTTGCGCTATTTGCGCGGCGAGCCGCCCGCGTGCGGTCTGCTGGCTGTGCAGGAGGCTTTTTGCCGCAGGCAGGCCGCCTATGCGGCATCGCCAGCCTGCGCAGATGATGCGGCCTACTGGCAGGAGGTGCTTACGCCGCCCGTGCCCACTGTGAATCCGGCCACAGGGGCCGCCAGCCGCAAAGGCGCCATGATCGGCGTTGATCTTGATGCGGAAACCGCGCAGGGATTTGAAATTCTGGCAAGAAATTCTGGCGCGAGCGTGCTGGCCTGCTTTGTGGCCTTGGCGGGGCGCGCACTCTGCCGCCGCTTTGACAGAAAAGAACTGTTGCTGGGCGTGCCTATGGGGCTGCGCGAAACGCAGGACGAATTTTGCGCTGCCGGATTCTACGTCAACACCGTCCCCCTGCGTGTGCGCCTTGACGGCCTTGAAGACAGCGCCGCAGTGGCCGATGCCGCCCGGCAGATGCGGCAGGCCATTGAACACAGCCGTTACTGCGCTGCGGATATTGTACCCGAATTTCTGGCAACGCATGCGCATTTTGAACCTGTGGGAGTTCCGGGGCTTGAACTGAACAGGCTGGAGCTGGAATTGCGGGCCAGCAAGCTCACAGCCAGCTTTACCCTCGTAACAGGCACGGCTTCGCGCATTGTGCTGGAGTACGACGCGGGTTGCATAGCCGATGCCCCGGCTTTGCTGGATGATCTGGCGCAGAGCATGCGACGTGCCTGCGAAGGCCTTGCCCGCCGCAATCCCCGGCAGGTACTGGCCGATGCCTGGCGCGAGATTCTGCACCCCGGCAGTTCCAGCGCAGTGCAGGAAGAAAGCGACTTTTTCCGCGATGGCGGTGATTCCATCAAGGCTATCCAGATAACGGGCATTCTGCGCCGCAGCGGCATAACCGCCTTGAGCGCGCCGGATTTTTTGCGCAAGCCCCACTTTGGCGACCTCTGCACCCTGCTGGAAAGCGCCGACAGCGAGCTTTCTGCCGCGCAGGCGATGGACTACACGCCTGTTGCCCCTGGCGAGCAGGTTCCCTTGCTGCCATTTGCCCGCTATTTTCTGGGTGCGCATCCCAGTCACTGGCGGCAGTTCTTCATGCTGCTGCCGCTGGAAATTCGCTCGGATGTGCCAACGGCAAGCATTGAAGCATGGCTGCAAACCCTGCCGGAAAATCACGAATCCCTGCGCATGGCCTTTGCGCCGGATCATGCCGTGCTGCTGGCCGAACCG contains:
- a CDS encoding 4'-phosphopantetheinyl transferase family protein — protein: MLAQRFCNWRAPSAPEKSILCVGLELENIADWPSKCAPHTSPQEQQEAGRYVRIEDAARHLAGRALARRLLLAAFGQNSAAELARSPYGKPFCPGISADFSISHSGSMVWVALCRCASVGIDVERMRPLPDAAELTSQLHPQEQKDLLSLPPGELQAAFYRCWTRKEAVIKAVGMGLSMPLQSFSVHTGPQESGWIASFTANAVHGMAAMLEGGGQWTSRDIRTTDGYQCSVAAHSPCLDVVVHLAC
- a CDS encoding thioesterase II family protein; the encoded protein is MQHSATTLFCIPHAGGNTAFYARFNELFPAWITTRPLELPGKGRRCRERLLTNMESMGRDLLEQIHPAAHTGPYALFGHSMGGLLAFLCARFACDAALPLPKALFISSATTPGLMRTGISRPVDQLPPGALWDYVARMGGIPPEIAQSQDFRNYLEPVLCADFMAIEGWQPAPYSPLPLPIHTTIGSHDLVTEADALQWQNLTDAQCTVRTFSGGHFYVQDHWQELADHMTRTLQTTD
- a CDS encoding KamA family radical SAM protein; translation: MDAEPCWKCLDWKKELANNVVTIDQLKQYATFSPQEEATLREVAKVHPVNIPRYYLSLIDKNDPNDPIRRMCFPDAEELVVAGSMGATTADPYGDDKHDKGNGVLHKYDCTALLITTECCAMHCRHCFRRRIVGHSSQQTLRNFAGALQYIADNPKINNVILSGGDPLTLATPVLQKMLEGLAEIDHVDFVRIGTRIPVTYPLRIFEDALMDALRAFAERKALYIATHYNHAREITLTSTEAIKRLRLCGATINNQAVLLRGVNDSVEDIVELMNRLLSIGVNPYYLYQCMPVSRVRHHFQLPLKQGIAIVDKAKAQLSGYGKRFKYIIGHDIGKLEICGISEGNIVLKQMHARIGHEEQASRIIIQKLADDAGWVEL